The following are encoded in a window of Plasmodium vivax chromosome 10, whole genome shotgun sequence genomic DNA:
- a CDS encoding developmentally regulated GTP-binding protein 1, putative (encoded by transcript PVX_080030A) — protein sequence MSILQKIADIEAEMAKTQKNKATNYHLGLLKAKLSKLKAQLIEGGTKGGGEGEGFDVSKTGDARIGLVGFPSVGKSTLLNKLTGTFSEVASYEFTTLTCVPGIFKYKGAKMQLLDLPGIIEGAKDGKGRGKQVIAVAKSCSLILIVLDVLKPLTFKKIIEKELEGFGIRLNKKPPNIIFQKKDKGGINITHTVPLNNIDEDMIKSICHEYRIMNANISIRCEATVDDIIDVIEGNRLYVPCIYVLNKVDQITLEELEIVTRLPHNVPISAHLEWNLDGLLEAIWNYLDLVRIYTKPKGQIPDYESPVILKKERSKVENFCKKIHRSLVNQLKYALVWGKSVKHNPQKVGKDHELNDEDVVQLVKK from the coding sequence ATGTCCATCCTGCAGAAGATTGCCGACATCGAGGCCGAAATGGCCAAGACGCAAAAGAACAAGGCGACGAACTACCACCTGGGGTTGCTGAAGGCGAAGCTGTCCAAGTTAAAGGCGCAGCTAATCGAGGGAGGGaccaaaggaggaggagaaggagagggCTTCGACGTTTCCAAAACGGGAGATGCGAGAATAGGTCTAGTAGGATTCCCCTCAGTAGGGAAGTCCACCCTGCTGAACAAATTAACGGGGACCTTTTCAGAAGTAGCTTCATACGAATTTACAACGTTGACATGTGTGCCAgggatttttaaatataaaggaGCCAAAATGCAATTACTAGATTTGCCAGGAATTATAGAAGGAGCAAAGGATGgaaagggaagaggaaaacaagTCATTGCAGTAGCGAAGAGTTGCTCCCTCATTTTGATTGTCCTGGATGTACTAAAGCCATTaaccttcaaaaaaataatagaaaaagaatTGGAAGGGTTCGGAATTaggttaaataaaaagccaccaaatattattttccaaaagaaAGACAAAGGAGGAATCAACATCACGCACACGGTGCCACTGAACAATATTGATGAGGATATGATAAAGTCCATATGCCATGAGTACAGAATAATGAATGCCAATATTTCCATACGATGTGAAGCTACAGTAGATGACATCATCGATGTTATTGAAGGGAACAGATTATATGTCCCTTGTATTTACGTTTTAAATAAAGTGGACCAAATCACTCTGGAAGAATTAGAAATCGTCACTAGGCTTCCTCACAATGTCCCTATTTCTGCCCACTTAGAATGGAATCTAGATGGCCTTTTAGAAGCCATTTGGAACTACCTAGATTTGGTTAGAATTTACACCAAACCGAAGGGGCAAATTCCGGACTATGAATCGCCGgttattttgaagaaggaacGATCCAAGGTGGAAAATTTCTGCAAGAAAATCCACAGATCCCTAGTCAACCAGCTGAAGTATGCCCTAGTTTGGGGCAAGTCCGTCAAGCACAACCCGCAGAAGGTGGGCAAGGACCACGAGTTGAACGATGAGGATGTCGTTCAgttggtgaagaagtga
- a CDS encoding 50S ribosomal subunit protein L12, putative (encoded by transcript PVX_080020A; Possible apicoplast targeted protein. Curated by Stuart Ralph, Walter and Eliza Hall Institute of Medical Research, Australia.): MSSKGRTYKALDRRKAKVCEGKRTKLGNKRPGKLSRRGFWLLCLAYVVAYFLGGITCLTFLKRQSKLSYFYLIYSEKRIGDNHRRKNYLNYKNEIILKKDASSGRRGFTLGSERVNKIIESLKELTLLEASELVKQIEATFSVDTRQSIGASSTDQDSRKNAADANAEEEEDDENKVYDLVLENIEPNKKIPIIKIVKEIKKDLNLKQAKDLVDNLPQTLFEKINKETADKWKTKLTEAGGIVKLK, translated from the coding sequence ATGAGTAGTAAAGGAAGAACGTATAAAGCACTGGACCGAAGGAAAGCCAAAGTGTGCgaagggaaaagaacaaagcTGGGGAATAAACGACCAGGCAAACTTAGCAGGAGGGGGTTCTGGCTGCTGTGCCTTGCATACGTAGTAGCATACTTCCTGGGAGGTATCACCTGTTTGACGTTTTTGAAGAGGCAGAGTAAGCTGAGCTACTTCTACCTTATATATAGCGAAAAAAGAATCGGTGATAACCATCGGAGGAAAAATTacttaaattataaaaatgaaatcattttgaaaaaggatgCATCTAGTGGAAGACGGGGGTTTACCCTAGGTAGCGAAAgggtaaataaaattatagaaagCTTGAAGGAGCTAACTCTGTTGGAAGCAAGCGAATTAGTGAAACAGATAGAAGCCACTTTTTCAGTGGACACCAGACAGAGCATAGGTGCTTCTAGCACTGACCAGGACAGTAGGAAAAATGCAGCTGATGCAAACgctgaggaggaagaggatgaCGAAAATAAGGTCTACGATTTggttttagaaaatatagaaCCCAATAAAAAGATCCCCATCATTAAGATCGTCAAGGAGATTAAGAAGGATCTCAATTTGAAGCAAGCCAAGGACTTGGTGGATAACTTACCCCAAActctttttgaaaaaattaacaaagaaACGGCTGACAAGTGGAAGACCAAGCTTACGGAGGCGGGGGGCATCGTTAAGTTGAAGTAG
- a CDS encoding hypothetical protein, conserved (encoded by transcript PVX_080000A), which yields MVQGDEAKNRRNFFQTIFEQHAVRKRKKAKINLRILYGSEGSNSYKKAKGFLNELIPFFKDIENICNEINSIVTEEGGSHHLLNGRTNELGHGDDRLVSYFKEYSKLLQRRNEQNVKRGKKDSLHEEGVNTAYEPLQQFQEKEKKGSDKFANYLDCCLSSNVCTVSFDFVSGNEFNDYTFFERTSEYDLNVLLLFVSTASHGSFPQNCYKFEQLLEDLFNDFRVEKDFLKNVFYTCIGFGNKQYGSTHFCSPVKKCDKYLSYLGAQKLFKTLKFCDEENNEEVFLLWKCSLFKTISLGLLFYCFNFPQLCSFVPYADRKIYSSLQHYCFFFCAKGDSRKGIDADIGVSSKTDSAPIEVPQEGGNHTHGVIQKGESPQAGDPHNGDEWEEAPTDAKNGEVEMVEKGALTYGVKKGEDANRSASLCSSGDELEDLIPDKPKDMLTCNQRNKLTKEGYKIIGSHSAVKLCRWTKSHLRGRGGCYKHTFYGINSYQCMEATPSLACANKCVFCWRHHKNPVGTHWKWNKDDAEMIVHEALKKHKSMIKELKGAHGVVKERFDEASHVRHCALSLVGEPIMYPDINKLIDELHSKNVSTFLVTNAQFPNELQKLHKVTQLYLSIDAPSEEALKNIDRPLFKDFWDRYVRCIKILKKRKERTVFRFTLVKEYNMMSEEILSYTKLIEYGYPDFIEIKAVTYCGSSDGYQLTMKNIPWHEEVYQFAYNLVHSNGYLSDSYEIACEHRHSCSILIAKKKFKINDKWHTWIDYDMFQWLVRQNKDFTAVDYCAETPAWAVMGAEERGFNPCDERVYTKGKNKNKPPLAESASR from the coding sequence ATGGTGCAAGGGGACGAGGCGAAAAACCGGAGGAACTTCTTCCAAACCATTTTCGAGCAGCACGCCGttaggaaaagaaaaaaggcaaagatCAATCTAAGAATATTATACGGATCGGAGGGGTCCAACAGCTACAAAAAGGCCAAGGGCTTTCTAAACGAATTAATACCATTTTTCAAAgacatagaaaatatatgtaacgAAATAAACAGTATAGTAACGGAGGAAGGAGGGAGTCACCACCTTCTCAACGGAAGGACAAACGAACTGGGTCATGGGGATGACAGATTGGTGAGCTATTTTAAGGAGTATTCAAAATTGTTACAAAGGAGGAATGAGCAAAATGTAAAGAGGGGCAAAAAGGACTCCCTCCATGAAGAGGGGGTAAATACTGCATATGAGCCTTTACAGCAATTTcaagagaaggaaaaaaaaggaagcgatAAATTTGCAAACTACCTGGACTGCTGCTTAAGCAGCAATGTTTGTACAGTCAGCTTCGATTTTGTGAGTGGCAACGAGTTTAACGATTATACGTTCTTCGAACGCACCAGTGAATATGATTTAAATGTGCTGCTGCTATTTGTGAGTACAGCTAGCCATGGTTCTTTCCCCCAAAACTGCTACAAATTTGAACAACTGTTGGAAGATTTATTTAACGATTTTCGAGTGGAAAAggattttttgaaaaatgttttttatacCTGCATAGGGTTCGGGAACAAACAGTACGGAAGCACTCACTTCTGCTCACCTGTTAAGAAGTGCGACAAGTATCTCTCCTACTTGGGTGcccaaaaattatttaagaCGCTAAAATTTTGTGATGAGGAAAACAACGAAGAAGTGTTTCTTCTGTGGAAATGCAGTTTGTTTAAAACCATCAGTTTGGGTCTCCTTTTCTATTGCtttaattttccccaatTATGCTCCTTTGTACCCTATGCAGACAGGAAGATTTACAGCTCCCTGCAGCACtactgcttctttttttgcgcaaaggGGGACAGCCGAAAGGGGATAGATGCCGACATCGGGGTGAGCAGCAAAACTGACTCGGCACCGATCGAGGTGccacaggagggggggaatcACACCCATGGGGTGATTCAGAAGGGGGAAAGTCCGCAAGCGGGAGACCCCCACAATGGCGACGAATGGGAAGAGGCTCCCACCGACGCGAAAAACGGCGAAGTTGAAATGGTAGAAAAGGGCGCACTTACCTatggggtaaaaaaaggggaagatgCGAACAGAAGCGCTTCTCTCTGCAGCAGCGGGGACGAATTGGAGGACCTCATCCCGGATAAGCCAAAAGATATGCTCACATGTAACCAAAGAAATAAGCTCACGAAGGAAGGATACAAAATCATCGGTTCCCACAGTGCGGTGAAGTTATGCAGATGGACCAAGTCTCATTTAAGAGGCCGAGGAGGATGCTACAAGCATACCTTTTATGGGATTAATTCTTACCAATGTATGGAAGCTACCCCAAGTTTAGCATGCGCAAATAAATGCGTTTTCTGTTGGAGGCATCACAAAAACCCAGTGGGGACTCACTGGAAATGGAATAAAGACGACGCGGAGATGATTGTACATGAGGCacttaaaaaacataaaagtaTGATCAAAGAATTGAAAGGAGCACATGGAGTTGTTAAAGAAAGATTTGATGAAGCATCCCACGTTAGACATTGTGCCTTGTCTCTAGTGGGGGAACCAATAATGTACCCAGATATTAACAAACTGATTGATGAGCTGCATAGTAAAAATGTCTCAACCTTTCTAGTAACAAATGCGCAGTTCCCAAATGAGTtgcaaaaattacacaaagtGACGCAACTTTACCTTTCCATTGATGCCCCTAGTGAAGAAGCTTTGAAGAACATAGACAGGCCATTATTTAAAGATTTCTGGGACCGATACGTACGGtgcattaaaattttaaaaaagagaaaagaaagaacCGTATTTAGATTTACCCTAGTTAAGGAATACAATATGATGTCAGAAGAAATTTTAAGTTACACCAAATTGATAGAATATGGCTACCCAGATTTTATAGAAATTAAAGCGGTGACTTATTGTGGTTCCTCTGATGGTTATCAGCTCACTATGAAAAATATCCCATGGCATGAAGAAGTGTACCAGTTTGCCTACAACTTAGTGCACTCTAATGGGTATCTATCCGACTCGTATGAAATTGCCTGTGAGCATAGACACTCTTGCAGCATTTtaatagcaaaaaagaagttcAAAATTAATGATAAATGGCACACTTGGATTGATTACGATATGTTTCAGTGGTTGGTCAGGCAGAATAAAGATTTTACCGCTGTTGACTACTGTGCGGAGACTCCCGCCTGGGCTGTCATGGGTGCAGAGGAGCGGGGCTTCAACCCGTGCGATGAGAGGGTCTacacgaaggggaagaacaaaaataagcCGCCCCTTGCAGAGAGCGCCTcacggtga
- a CDS encoding hypothetical protein, conserved (encoded by transcript PVX_080025A), producing the protein MQDAAQESHGQAELARHNVSLFELSSEANLKVSIINDDQQLVSHYQSKLANKKMQKVKYFDIDITDDVNDIKDALSTPIGLNDEDHEEDYVEFKIKKFLSSCGEDSYARKILLSDMDITVKCVSSGEAPAGVVELSQDGEIS; encoded by the coding sequence ATGCAGGACGCTGCTCAGGAAAGCCATGGCCAGGCCGAACTCGCGCGCCATAATGTTTCCCTCTTTGAGCTGTCAAGCGAAGCCAATTTAAAGGTGAGCATCATAAACGACGACCAGCAGCTGGTAAGTCACTACCAAAGCAAACtcgcaaataaaaaaatgcaaaaggttaaatattttgatataGACATAACGGACGATGTAAATGACATAAAAGATGCCTTGAGCACCCCGATAGGATTGAATGATGAGGACCATGAGGAAGATTACGttgaatttaaaattaaaaagttcttGTCATCTTGCGGGGAGGATTCCTACGCGAGGAAAATTCTCTTAAGCGATATGGACATCACAGTGAAGTGCGTCTCCAGTGGGGAAGCTCCCGCGGGGGTGGTGGAGCTTAGCCAAGACGGTGAGATCAGCTGA
- a CDS encoding hypothetical protein, conserved (encoded by transcript PVX_080015A), translating to MYLHHIYYRAYYNTFQQDKPTVDAYSLYLFVIYLKMGMVFSRISTNDEEGRLLLSKNGILNFKKKDTVRFKQKFKILKNRINGFLKKGLKTTSWVVWVAGVSVVVLITPIAFQYEKECQLFEMQAQFLQAQQAANVPQLN from the coding sequence ATGTATTTACATCACATATATTATAGAGCCTACTACAACACCTTCCAACAAGACAAACCGACAGTAGACGCGTACAGTCTGTACCTATTTGTGATTTACCTTAAAATGGGGATGGTATTTTCCAGAATCTCCACAAATGATGAAGAGGGTCGCTTACTGCTTTCGAAAAATGGCATACtaaattttaagaagaagGACACTGTGCGATTTAAacagaaatttaaaatattaaaaaatagaataaatggttttttaaaaaagggacttAAGACTACATCTTGGGTGGTGTGGGTTGCCGGCGTATCTGTGGTGGTCCTCATTACGCCTATTGCGTTTCAGTACGAGAAGGAATGCCAGCTGTTCGAAATGCAGGCCCAGTTTTTGCAGGCGCAGCAGGCGGCTAATGTTCCCCAGTTGAACTGA
- a CDS encoding hypothetical protein, conserved (encoded by transcript PVX_080010A), with amino-acid sequence MDDDFVRAVNKFNANLGIHKKNSVRDLSEKKEKKEKVDEEDANKLKEDLELHYIHNSNNKICQKFLTLPLSAKPDRLNSHSDKVILPVSILKTLEKGFYRSEVEFPYTFSLKNVQNNYITHVCVLEFSSNEGIIHVSENVKENLGIKQSSGIVRLLVTYANIPKCDFIKFESLNENTSNIKFMKNLLQNELSLNYSTLTLGDYVHINNLSFYISELEPDNAVSLINTDITVDICERKNVGEKRDDSSNRLSDFYEPINTTDVTVSGNIKKGMKKYKYFFHYSVLDLLKKDKIEIQISLHSSGAHKDLDLYVAFPPHDSVSDVLHHLHFDDLSEDVIINRDLMTNSLMLHFACFAKERADGATEGGPRGDGGTEAVPRGDGGTDGESRGDNPASVTLSAPQQKEDPFLEYIYDQYFPHLMYLAISCSAETEVQYTLSMKVSSEGEKEAPKGDEAEGKRAPPTASTAIKPTESSSINQKYIKCNNCLKDIFEHNLSMHQIHCLKNISLCNICKRSFQKKDILNHTHCDVCNEGISTSDRKKHNNTWHTKIKCACDKQFYKKQFIFHQALFCPKKIIFCSYCNIFTTSSISVYNEDYILANFFDKFDEQGNFTSKSVPYYMHLLHTNFSYFVKYINHTEHEKYCGSKSVTCMFCKTNMHRNRYLAHLMFFHDKGKKESFMLINEHLED; translated from the exons ATGGACGATGACTTCGTGAGAGCGgtgaataaatttaatgCCAATTTGGGGATTCACAAGAAGAATTCTGTTAGGGATCTCagtgagaaaaaagagaaaaaggaaaaggttGATGAGGAAGACGCCAATAAGCTGAAGGAAGACCTGGAGCTGCATTACATACACAACTCGAACAACAAAATATGCCAAAAGTTTTTGACCCTGCCACTGAGCGCCAAACCGGACAGGCTGAACAGCCACTCGGATAAGGTCATTCTG CCAGTGTCCATCCTGAAAACGCTCGAGAAGGGGTTCTACCGAAGCGAAGTGGAGTTCCCATACACCTTCAGCCTGAAGAACGTGCAAAACAACTACATCACGCACGTGTGCGTCCTAGAGTTCAGCTCAAACGAAGGAATCATACACGTCtcagaaaatgtgaaagaaaaTTTAGGCATAAAACAAAGCAGCGGCATCGTCCGGCTATTAGTAACCTATGCAAATATACCCAAATGCGATTTCATCAAATTTGAATcgttaaatgaaaataccagcaatataaaatttatgaaaaatttactaCAAAATGAGTTGAGCCTAAATTATAGCACCTTAACCTTGGGGGACTACGTCCACATTAACAACTTAAGCTTCTACATAAGCGAGTTGGAACCGGATAATGCAGTATCCCTAATCAACACAGACATCACCGTCGATATATGTGAAAGGAAGAATGTGGGGGAGAAGAGAGACGACTCTTCAAATCGGCTGAGTGACTTCTACGAACCCATAAACACGACAGATGTAACGGTTAGcggtaatataaaaaagggaatgaaaaaatataagtactTTTTCCACTACTCCGTTTTGGACCTGCTCAAGAAGGATAAGATTGAAATACAAATTTCGCTTCATTCCAGTGGAGCACATAAAGATCTCGACTTGTATGTGGCCTTTCCTCCGCACGACTCCGTGTCAGATGTGCTTCACCATTTGCACTTTGACGATCTTAGCGAAGACGTCATCATAAATAGGGACCTCATGACGAACTCGCTGATGCTGCACTTTGCCTGCTTTGCGAAGGAGCGTGCAGATGGAGCCACGGAAGGGGGTCCGCGAGGAGATGGCGGCACGGAAGCGGTTCCACGAGGGGATGGCGGCACAGACGGGGAGTCACGAGGAGACAACCCGGCAAGTGTCACTTTAAGTGCGCCTCAGCAGAAGGAGGACCCCTTCCTCGAATACATTTACGACCAGTATTTCCCCCACCTAATGTACCTTGCCATTTCGTGCTCGGCCGAAACGGAGGTGCAGTACACTCTATCGATGAAAGTCAGCTCAGAAGGTGAGAAAGAGGCACCGAAAGGGGACGAAGCGGAGGGTAAGCGTGCCCCCCCCACTGCCAGCACAGCCATTAAGCCAACCGAAAGTTCAAGCATCAATCAAAAGTACATAAAATGTAACAATTGCCTGAAAGACATTTTTGAGCATAACCTGAGCATGCATCAAATTCACTgcctaaaaaatatttccctatgtaatatatgcaaaaggagtttccaaaaaaaggatatcTTAAATCATACCCATTGTGACGTATGTAATGAAGGTATAAGTACATCCGACAGGAAGAAACATAATAACACATggcacacaaaaataaaatgtgcatgtgataaacaattttataaaaaacaattcaTTTTCCATCAAGCGTTATTCTGTCcgaagaaaattattttctgttCCTACTGCAACATATTTACGACGTCCTCCATAAGTGTGTATAATGAAGACTacattttggcaaatttttttgacaAATTTGATGAGCAGGGAAATTTTACCTCCAAATCGGTCCCCTATTATATGCACTTACTGCATACGAATTTTTCGTACTTTGTTAAATATATCAATCACACGGAGCATGAGAAATATTGCGGGTCCAAGTCAGTCACTTGTATGTTTTGCAAAACGAACATGCACAGGAACAGGTACTTGGCTCACTTGATGTTTTTCCATGACAAGGGTAAGAAGGAGTCCTTTATGCTTATCAACGAACATTTGGAAGATTAG
- a CDS encoding hypothetical protein, conserved (encoded by transcript PVX_080040A), with amino-acid sequence MKLSHAINKLIASLGGVLLVAYDIIRIHKSSTNYVDENIYVMNNPYVPFSTFLILSFTYLFLNGFANSKNVMAKGFTGFLSCFLITYAFVFFAHQLYLTSEFGKAESELIRDSTYLCIFLFFYFCSLCIEAHRNLSRTVSAKESIGGSIKIEV; translated from the exons ATGAAGCTCTCTCATGCAATAAACAAGCTGATAGCATCCCTGGGAGGAGTCCTCTTAGTTGCTTACGACATTATTAGAATTCACAAAAGCAGTACAAATTATGTGGACGAAAATATCTACGTGATGAATAACCCCTATGTGCCTTTTTCCACTTTCCTCATCCTGAGCTTTACTTATCTTTTCCTAAACGGCTTTGCAAACTCGAAGAATGTGATGGCAAAAGGGTTTACAG GCTTCCTAAGCTGCTTCTTAATCACGTACgccttcgtttttttcgcgcACCAGTTGTACCTCACGTCAG AATTCGGCAAGGCTGAGTCCGAGCTGATCAGAGACTCCACCTACCTGTgcattttcctcttcttctacTTCTGCTCGCTGTGCATCGAGGCCCATCGCAACTTATCAAGAACCGTGTCGGCCAAGGAGAGCATTGGGGGGTCCATCAAAATCGAAGTTTGA
- a CDS encoding hypothetical protein, conserved (encoded by transcript PVX_080005A), translated as MNELPSGIIKEVFKFLTYKDVLKNKNCVSREFHCAVKYNDLWKCFYGREYADDLMNRKKNDPFKELFYIRHEEKKKNKYVCFPKSAQEQFLDMEASLLALGDSSFGRFDISHLYNPPRFKVHTEMHAGDYGGASPAAPSYYTGGGGHQNCLCDGTPHDRGSDAALNGEDMPPPCEGAHRGGNMTNRMVNEERMVHKNQLANENHLTNENQLMNKIGEEPSWNDKITLRGVGFQEEDGKDHGGHVCSFQHCEFKYIPKSDVYICTESKNFHICDDKCELAISSDIEWGYLVCPLSGKMFDCLLQPQCRRSFNSVNSTIKYILTYDMGAGGAFQYVSPQEENDPDDSYAQEMEPSFAYGKGYSRKRRGENGAHGGMRKRGKRQSEKKQSEDKQSDDRQSENRQSGRIPSASKNSVFKKILDSYRGSTRGHKRGCKGGPMRNG; from the coding sequence ATGAACGAACTCCCGTCGGGCATCATCAAAGAAGTGTTCAAATTCCTAACCTACAAAGATGTgctgaaaaacaaaaactgCGTGAGCAGAGAGTTCCACTGCGCAGTGAAGTACAATGACTTGTGGAAATGCTTTTACGGCAGGGAATATGCAGATGACCTCatgaatagaaaaaaaaatgacccctTTAAGGAGCTCTTTTACATAAGAcatgaggagaaaaaaaaaaataaatatgtttgcTTTCCAAAGTCTGCTCAAGAACAATTTTTAGATATGGAGGCATCTTTACTTGCCTTGGGGGACAGCTCCTTTGGACGGTTTGACATTTCGCATCTGTACAACCCCCCTCGTTTTAAGGTGCACACCGAGATGCATGCAGGGGATTACGGAGGTGCTTCTCCAGCTGCGCCCAGTTATTacacaggaggggggggtCACCAGAATTGTCTTTGCGATGGGACCCCTCACGACAGAGGTAGTGACGCGGCATTGAATGGTGAGGATATGCCACCCCCATGTGAGGGAGCTCATCGTGGGGGTAATATGACGAACCGGATGGTGAACGAGGAACGGATGGTGCACAAGAATCAGCTGGCGAACGAGAACCACCTGACGAACGAGAATCAGCTGATGAACAAAATCGGGGAAGAGCCATCTTGGAATGACAAAATAACACTCAGGGGGGTGGGCTTCCAAGAAGAAGATGGAAAAGACCACGGCGGACACGTGTGCTCATTCCAGCACTGcgaatttaaatatattccaAAGAGcgatgtgtacatatgcacggAGAGCAAGAATTTCCACATATGTGATGATAAATGTGAGCTAGCCATTTCGTCGGATATAGAGTGGGGCTATTTGGTATGCCCTCTGTCTGGGAAAATGTTTGATTGTTTGTTACAACCACAATGTAGGAGAAGCTTTAACAGTGTAAATTCTACcattaaatacattttgacTTATGATATGGGGGCTGGTGGCGCCTTTCAATACGTCTCTCCCCAGGAGGAAAACGATCCTGACGATTCTTATGCACAAGAAATGGAACCCTCCTTTGCATACGGAAAAGGGTATTCACGTAAACGTAGGGGTGAAAATGGGGCTCACGGGGGtatgcgcaaaagggggaagcggcagagTGAGAAAAAGCAGAGTGAGGATAAGCAAAGTGATGATCGGCAGAGTGAGAATAGGCAGAGTGGGCGCATTCCCTCGGCCAGTAAAAACAGCGTCTTCAAAAAGATACTCGATTCGTACAGGGGGAGCACGAGGGGGCACAAACGGGGGTGCAAAGGGGGGCCCATGCGCAACGGGTAA
- a CDS encoding hypothetical protein, conserved (encoded by transcript PVX_080035A), which yields MVNQTPHIVILSYDEEKINKFVSFLMSTFEPLESYEKAETYKLTFDRNDFHSGNGSSFAFKEVAKVAIVNKYYSAEVTISSCVVQSGENALRVEGSMPNGGLPDEANLPNGGLPDEANTPKMDLPDGAKPELQNQANELDAKDILCESVIFLFNNFTKKEKNIVNGNPFRSYDEECVEYIKDPESQQMIRNTHFDFSNLYKDVGIKIAIFPSSLEKDNKDIVNFFSDYFIECLYINYESAFLAEGGGQDDGHPSCPEEGDQNVKEEKTLLREFEEQEDDERLVEALHCHMWKGLQIKRDHLIIQHRGDFPMGEAFKGDEAARKGEKTPQKDEASPNGEKTPQKDEAAPNGENPPQRDAPATSGAAKIDLSGTLANSAKTPEGQKEELFMENFNKIVEKIRVAKMENKNCSNHAARRKKAEEIIFELQQYFCDIDGE from the coding sequence ATGGTGAACCAAACCCCCCACATCGTCATCCTATCCTACGATGAAGAGAAGATAAACAAATTCGTGTCATTTTTGATGAGCACATTTGAACCCCTGGAGAGCTACGAAAAGGCAGAAACGTATAAGCTCACATTTGACCGCAATGATTTCCACAGTGGCAATGGATCCTCTTTCGCCTTTAAAGAGGTGGCCAAGGTGGCCATCGTGAATAAGTACTACAGCGCGGAGGTGACTATTTCTTCCTGCGTGGTTCAATCTGGAGAGAATGCCCTTCGTGTGGAGGGAAGTATGCCAAATGGGGGCCTGCCTGATGAGGCAAATCTGCCAAATGGGGGTCTACCTGATGAGGCAAATACGCCAAAAATGGACCTTCCTGATGGGGCAAAACCAGAGTTACAGAACCAAGCGAACGAACTAGACGCCAAGGACATCCTCTGTGAAAGCGTCATATTCCTCTTTAACAATTtcaccaaaaaggaaaaaaacatcgTTAATGGAAACCCATTCAGGAGCTACGATGAGGAGTGTGTAGAATACATCAAAGATCCGGAGAGCCAGCAAATGATAAGAAATacccattttgatttttcaaatttgtataAAGATGTGGGGATTaaaattgccatttttccttcatcTCTCGAAAAGGACAATAAAGATATTGTTAACTTCTTTAGCGACTATTTTATTGAATGCTTGTACATAAATTATGAGTCTGCTTTTTTGGCAGAAGGTGGTGGGCAAGATGATGGGCATCCCAGCTGTCCAGAGGAGGGAGACCAAAATgtaaaggaggaaaaaactcTATTGCGagaatttgaagaacaaGAAGATGACGAAAGGTTGGTAGAGGCGCTGCACTGCCATATGTGGAAGGGGCTGCAGATTAAACGGGACCACTTGATCATTCAGCATAGGGGGGACTTCCCCATGGGCGAAGCCTTCAAGGGTGATGAGGCCGCccgaaaaggggagaagaccCCGCAGAAGGATGAAgcttccccaaatggggagaaaaccCCGCAGAAGGATGAAGctgccccaaatggggagaaccccccccaGAGGGATGCACCTGCCACAAGCGGAGCAGCCAAAATTGATCTAAGCGGAACTCTGGCGAACAGTGCCAAGACCCCCGAAGGACAGAAGGAAGAACTGTTCATGGAAAACTTcaacaaaattgtggaaaaaataagagtagcaaaaatggaaaataaaaattgcagcAACCATGCGGCACGGAGAAAGAAAGCggaagaaattattttcgaACTGCAGCAGTATTTCTGCGACATTGATGGGGAGTGA